The following are encoded together in the Picrophilus oshimae DSM 9789 genome:
- a CDS encoding enolase C-terminal domain-like protein, translating into MSKIKSLERIHDENVSQQIFPYTKPTDYYKDIIGEISPAEAAMITKIVFLKLKTESGVESYISVTEPTYNYIEQIKKYITMFDVSEISKAWDFFYRTTLPTGRTGLALHAISAINLLMYDAFGKEVKKPVYDLIGGRTRKSIRAYASHLHPDKIENLQKEAEEYLNNGYKDMKMRFIASPADVYAIDKNIELVKAVRDVIGYSINLAGDFWMSLNYNFAYKMLKALEKYELAWIEEPLLPDDFNGYKNLVKKVNISISAGEHHYHVYDFKRLLDCGVMILQPDATWVGGITPMKKIAGLAEAYGAQVIPHAGNIYNLHFIISEPEAVTPISEYLTRYRDWMEQHIVNVPRPVRAHFELNDSPGFGIKYDLE; encoded by the coding sequence AAGAATCCATGATGAAAATGTCAGTCAGCAGATATTTCCGTACACCAAACCAACAGATTACTATAAAGATATTATTGGAGAGATCTCACCGGCAGAGGCAGCAATGATAACAAAGATAGTTTTTTTAAAACTAAAAACCGAGTCTGGAGTGGAAAGCTATATATCTGTTACAGAACCTACTTACAATTATATAGAACAGATTAAAAAATATATTACAATGTTTGATGTATCGGAGATAAGCAAGGCATGGGATTTTTTTTATAGAACAACGCTCCCAACAGGTCGTACCGGCCTTGCACTTCATGCAATAAGTGCCATAAATCTTCTCATGTATGATGCCTTTGGAAAGGAGGTAAAAAAACCAGTTTATGATTTAATTGGTGGCAGGACAAGAAAAAGCATAAGGGCGTATGCAAGCCATTTGCACCCTGACAAAATAGAGAATCTCCAGAAAGAGGCAGAAGAATATCTTAATAATGGATATAAAGATATGAAGATGCGTTTTATAGCATCACCGGCTGATGTATATGCCATAGATAAAAACATAGAGCTTGTAAAGGCGGTAAGGGATGTCATAGGATACTCAATCAACCTTGCCGGTGATTTCTGGATGTCGCTTAATTACAATTTTGCATATAAAATGCTAAAGGCACTTGAAAAATATGAGCTTGCATGGATTGAGGAGCCGTTGCTGCCTGATGATTTCAATGGATATAAAAATCTTGTAAAAAAGGTTAATATTAGCATATCTGCAGGGGAGCACCATTACCATGTTTATGACTTTAAAAGGCTACTCGACTGTGGTGTGATGATATTGCAGCCAGATGCAACATGGGTCGGTGGTATAACACCAATGAAGAAGATAGCAGGACTCGCAGAGGCATATGGTGCACAGGTTATACCGCATGCCGGTAATATATACAACCTGCACTTCATTATATCAGAGCCTGAGGCTGTAACGCCAATTTCTGAATATCTTACACGATATAGGGACTGGATGGAGCAGCATATAGTAAATGTACCCAGACCTGTAAGGGCGCATTTTGAATTAAATGATTCTCCTGGTTTTGGGATTAAATATGACCTCGAATAA